In the genome of Buchnera aphidicola (Artemisaphis artemisicola), one region contains:
- the gap gene encoding type I glyceraldehyde-3-phosphate dehydrogenase — translation MTIKVGINGFGRIGRVLFRLAQKRSDIEIIAINDLLSPQYIAYMLKYDSTHGLFKENIEIDNNDIIVNGKKIRITAIKDPEKLMWNDLCIDVVIESTGLFLTKETAYKHILAGSKKVVVTGPSKDDIPMFVRGANFHKYKGEKIVSNASCTTNCLAPLSKIIDENFDLIEGLMTTVHASTATQKIVDSASNKDWRGGRGALQNIIPSSTGAAIAVGKVLPNLNGKLTGIAFRVPVSNISVVDLTVRYKKSATYKEICQVIQQASKKDMKGILGYTEDEVVSTDFNGQELTCIFDSKAGLCLNNNFAKLVAWYDNETGYSSKVLDLVSLISRK, via the coding sequence ATGACAATTAAAGTAGGTATAAATGGATTTGGTCGAATTGGACGCGTATTATTTCGACTTGCTCAAAAGCGTAGTGATATTGAAATTATAGCTATTAACGATTTATTAAGTCCTCAATATATAGCTTACATGTTAAAATATGATTCTACACATGGTCTTTTTAAAGAAAATATTGAAATTGATAATAATGATATTATTGTAAATGGAAAAAAAATTCGTATTACTGCAATTAAAGATCCTGAAAAATTAATGTGGAATGATTTATGTATTGATGTAGTAATTGAATCAACAGGTCTTTTTTTAACAAAAGAAACAGCTTATAAACATATTTTAGCAGGATCAAAAAAAGTAGTTGTAACAGGTCCTTCAAAAGATGATATTCCTATGTTTGTAAGAGGAGCTAATTTTCATAAATATAAAGGAGAAAAAATTGTATCAAATGCATCTTGTACAACTAATTGTTTAGCTCCTTTATCTAAAATAATAGATGAAAACTTTGATCTTATTGAAGGTTTAATGACAACTGTTCATGCTAGTACAGCAACTCAAAAAATTGTAGATAGTGCATCAAATAAAGATTGGAGAGGTGGTAGAGGAGCTCTTCAAAATATTATTCCATCTTCTACTGGAGCTGCTATTGCTGTTGGAAAAGTTTTACCTAATTTAAATGGAAAATTAACTGGAATAGCGTTTCGAGTACCGGTATCAAATATATCTGTAGTAGATTTAACAGTACGTTATAAAAAATCTGCTACATATAAAGAAATATGTCAAGTAATCCAACAAGCTTCTAAAAAAGACATGAAAGGAATTTTAGGATATACTGAAGATGAAGTAGTTTCTACAGATTTTAATGGTCAAGAACTAACTTGTATTTTTGATTCTAAAGCAGGTTTATGTTTGAATAATAATTTTGCTAAATTAGTTGCTTGGTATGATAATGAAACAGGTTATTCTAGCAAAGTTCTTGATTTAGTTTCTTTAATATCTAGAAAATAA
- the queF gene encoding NADPH-dependent 7-cyano-7-deazaguanine reductase QueF (Catalyzes the NADPH-dependent reduction of 7-cyano-7-deazaguanine (preQ0) to 7-aminomethyl-7-deazaguanine (preQ1) in queuosine biosynthesis): MSLKINHYSLLKSIPRKKHRKIIKLSNIKIPFIGEDIWTLYELSWLNKKGLPKIAVAKIKININSINIIESKSFKFYINSFNEKKIDNHTKLIEILKHDLSKCVIGKVSVELFNLNQIKDQKISNFKGFCIDNQNIEIKCYTYNPSFLINAFKKTIIQESLYSHLLKSNCPITKQPDWASIQIIYTGQAIDHSGLLSYLISFRYHNEFHEECVERIFNDIKNICKPQKLSIYAKYTRRGGIDINPWRSDTYYSPCLIRMARQ; encoded by the coding sequence ATGAGTTTGAAAATAAATCATTATAGTTTATTAAAAAGCATACCTCGCAAAAAACATCGTAAAATTATTAAATTAAGTAATATAAAAATACCTTTTATTGGAGAAGATATTTGGACTTTATATGAATTATCTTGGTTAAATAAAAAAGGATTACCAAAAATAGCTGTTGCTAAAATTAAAATTAATATAAATAGTATAAATATTATAGAATCTAAAAGTTTTAAATTTTATATCAACAGTTTTAATGAAAAAAAAATTGATAATCATACAAAATTAATTGAGATTTTAAAACATGATCTTAGTAAATGCGTTATTGGAAAAGTCTCTGTAGAATTATTTAATTTAAATCAAATTAAGGATCAAAAAATTTCAAATTTCAAAGGTTTTTGTATAGATAATCAAAATATTGAAATTAAATGTTATACATATAATCCATCATTTCTTATAAATGCATTTAAAAAAACAATTATACAAGAATCTTTATATAGTCATTTATTAAAATCTAATTGTCCTATTACCAAACAACCTGATTGGGCGTCAATACAAATAATATATACTGGACAAGCAATTGATCATTCTGGATTGTTATCTTATTTAATTTCTTTTCGTTATCATAATGAATTTCATGAAGAATGTGTTGAAAGAATTTTTAATGATATAAAAAATATTTGCAAACCTCAAAAACTTAGTATATATGCAAAATATACACGTCGAGGAGGAATTGATATTAATCCTTGGAGAAGTGATACTTATTATTCACCGTGTTTGATTCGAATGGCTAGACAGTAA
- the fldA gene encoding flavodoxin FldA, which yields MKKIGIFFGSDTGNTEKIAKLIHHYVGKDIAELYDISNATKKDIENFNFLILGVPTWYYGEVQCDWDDFLPTLKKINFFNKTVALFGCGDQEDYGEYFCDAMSVIYAILKKNKANIIGKWSTQEYNFEDSKSLLNKDYFIGLVLDEDRQAEKTKERIKKWLKIILSHFNSKKI from the coding sequence ATGAAAAAAATAGGTATTTTTTTTGGAAGTGATACTGGAAATACAGAAAAAATAGCAAAATTAATTCACCATTATGTAGGTAAGGATATTGCTGAATTATATGATATTAGCAATGCGACTAAAAAGGATATTGAAAATTTTAATTTTTTAATATTAGGCGTTCCTACTTGGTATTATGGCGAAGTGCAATGTGACTGGGATGATTTTTTACCAACTTTAAAAAAAATTAATTTTTTTAATAAAACTGTCGCATTATTTGGCTGTGGAGACCAAGAAGATTATGGAGAATATTTTTGTGATGCAATGAGTGTTATTTATGCTATTTTAAAAAAAAATAAAGCTAATATTATTGGAAAATGGTCTACTCAAGAGTATAATTTTGAAGATTCTAAATCCTTATTAAATAAAGATTATTTTATTGGATTAGTTTTAGATGAAGATCGACAGGCAGAAAAGACAAAAGAAAGAATTAAAAAATGGTTAAAAATAATTCTTTCTCATTTTAATTCAAAAAAAATATAA
- a CDS encoding Nif3-like dinuclear metal center hexameric protein, with product MNNFFLENILNKKLLSCTYKDIVPNGLQIEGKSTVKKIITGVTACQDLLDQAVLYNADAIIVHHGYFWKNESKYIHNMQRKRLKTILSNNINLYSWHLPLDIHPELGNNAQIAKKLNICIQKNIITPYVFWGNFKKKITGFQLSKIIEEKFKKHPIHISKNAPNYINHIAWCSGRGQGFIKDAYKFGIDAFLTGEISEETTHIAQELGLHFFALGHHATEKDGIKALGKWLVKKHDLDVNFIDIYNPA from the coding sequence ATGAATAATTTTTTTTTAGAAAATATTCTTAATAAGAAATTATTATCTTGTACATATAAAGATATAGTTCCTAATGGTTTACAAATAGAAGGAAAATCAACAGTAAAAAAAATTATTACAGGAGTTACTGCTTGTCAAGATTTATTAGATCAAGCAGTATTATATAACGCTGATGCAATAATAGTTCATCATGGTTATTTTTGGAAAAATGAATCGAAATATATACACAATATGCAAAGAAAAAGATTAAAAACTATATTGTCTAATAACATTAATTTATACAGTTGGCATTTACCTTTAGATATCCATCCTGAATTAGGTAATAATGCACAAATCGCTAAAAAATTAAATATTTGCATTCAAAAAAACATCATAACACCTTATGTATTTTGGGGAAATTTTAAAAAAAAAATAACAGGATTTCAATTATCAAAAATAATTGAAGAAAAATTTAAAAAACATCCTATACATATATCTAAAAATGCTCCAAATTATATTAATCATATTGCTTGGTGTAGCGGAAGAGGACAAGGTTTTATTAAAGACGCTTATAAATTTGGAATAGATGCTTTTTTAACAGGTGAAATTTCAGAAGAAACTACTCATATTGCCCAAGAACTAGGTCTACATTTTTTTGCTTTAGGGCATCACGCTACTGAAAAAGATGGCATCAAAGCGCTAGGAAAATGGTTAGTTAAAAAGCATGATTTAGATGTTAATTTTATTGATATTTATAATCCTGCATAA